In a single window of the Micromonospora inositola genome:
- a CDS encoding BON domain-containing protein produces the protein MATATVTRTDQDIQTDVLDELTWEPRVRPNEIGVTVTDGVVTLTGWVDSYAKKWAAERAAHRVSRVRAVANDLAVRIATAAEKSDPEIAMAATRALEWDAFVPIEALDVTVADGWVTLHGEIEWEYQRRAAERAVGRLTGVRGVSNGITVRPAVRADGRDLAERIVDALARNGATEAEGISVRVHGDAVVLEGLVHSVPEREEIERVVWSAPGIREVHNHVAVGR, from the coding sequence ATGGCCACCGCAACCGTCACCCGGACCGACCAGGACATCCAGACCGACGTCCTCGACGAGCTGACCTGGGAGCCCCGGGTACGCCCCAACGAGATCGGGGTGACCGTCACCGACGGGGTGGTGACCCTGACCGGTTGGGTGGACAGCTACGCCAAGAAGTGGGCCGCCGAGCGGGCCGCGCACCGGGTGTCGCGGGTCCGGGCGGTCGCCAACGACCTGGCGGTCCGCATCGCCACCGCGGCCGAGAAGAGCGACCCGGAGATCGCCATGGCGGCCACCCGAGCCCTGGAGTGGGACGCATTCGTGCCGATCGAGGCCCTCGACGTGACCGTGGCGGACGGCTGGGTCACCCTGCACGGCGAGATCGAATGGGAGTACCAGCGCCGCGCCGCCGAGCGCGCGGTCGGCCGACTGACCGGCGTACGCGGGGTGAGCAACGGCATCACCGTCCGGCCGGCGGTCCGAGCCGACGGTCGCGACCTGGCCGAGCGGATCGTGGACGCGTTGGCCCGCAACGGCGCGACCGAGGCCGAGGGAATCAGCGTCCGGGTGCACGGCGACGCCGTCGTGCTGGAGGGCCTGGTGCACTCGGTGCCCGAGCGCGAGGAGATCGAACGGGTCGTCTGGTCGGCGCCCGGCATCCGCGAGGTGCACAACCACGTCGCGGTGGGCCGCTGA
- a CDS encoding STAS domain-containing protein, translating into MSLSIVKSVLSGGVIQIAPRGEIDVDTAYEVREAIAEVLAKGRPSRIELNMRLVTFIDSVGISAMVAGFQTCEVSGVKLVVTEPSRFVHRQLWVTGLLGLFGAPEPYFAGTATPEVLPGA; encoded by the coding sequence GTGAGCCTGTCGATCGTGAAGTCGGTGCTGTCGGGTGGTGTCATCCAGATCGCCCCGCGAGGTGAAATCGACGTCGACACCGCGTACGAGGTGCGCGAGGCGATCGCGGAGGTGCTCGCGAAGGGCCGTCCGTCCCGGATCGAGCTGAACATGCGGTTGGTCACCTTCATCGACTCCGTGGGCATCAGCGCGATGGTCGCCGGCTTCCAGACCTGCGAGGTCAGCGGGGTGAAGCTGGTCGTGACCGAGCCGAGCCGGTTCGTGCACCGGCAGCTCTGGGTCACCGGCCTGCTCGGTCTCTTCGGCGCCCCCGAGCCCTACTTCGCCGGGACCGCGACCCCCGAGGTGCTCCCCGGCGCCTGA
- a CDS encoding DsbA family protein has translation MTTPLQVTTAKLRIPVTEADHARGPVDAPVTLVEYGDFQCRFCGAAYANLTEVRRQRADQVRLVYRHFPIANVHPYAESAAEAAEAAGRRGRFWEMHDWLYEHQDQLDPVHLSLGVEQLGLPPDEVDAEVKGHADADRVRRDFVGGIRSGVNGTPTLFVNEVRHDGGYDLADLLAAVDAAANT, from the coding sequence ATGACCACGCCGCTCCAGGTCACCACCGCGAAGCTGCGGATCCCGGTGACCGAGGCCGACCACGCCCGCGGGCCGGTGGACGCGCCGGTCACCCTCGTCGAGTACGGCGACTTCCAGTGCCGGTTCTGCGGAGCCGCGTACGCGAACCTGACCGAGGTGCGGCGTCAGCGCGCGGACCAGGTCCGGCTGGTCTACCGGCACTTCCCGATCGCCAACGTGCACCCGTACGCGGAGAGCGCGGCGGAGGCGGCCGAGGCCGCCGGGCGGCGCGGCCGGTTCTGGGAGATGCACGACTGGCTCTACGAGCACCAGGACCAGCTCGACCCGGTGCACCTGTCGCTCGGCGTCGAACAGCTCGGGCTGCCGCCCGACGAGGTCGACGCGGAGGTGAAGGGGCACGCGGACGCGGATCGGGTCCGGCGGGACTTCGTCGGCGGCATCCGCAGCGGCGTCAACGGGACCCCGACCCTGTTCGTCAACGAGGTCCGCCACGACGGCGGCTACGACCTGGCGGACCTGCTGGCCGCGGTGGACGCCGCGGCGAACACCTGA